One Gordonia pseudamarae genomic window, CTGACGCAGCCAGTCGAGCCACAGGGAGGTGGTCAGCCCGCCGGTGGAATGTCCGGCGACGACGATCCGGGCTGCCGAACCGACCTCCGCGCTCACCGCGCGCAAGGCGGCGGTGAGCTCCTCGCGATAACGGCTCAGGTCGGTGGTGAAGTGCGGGGTCTGGTTCTCGCGCAACGACCGCCCGCACTTGCGCAGGTCGAGGGCGTAGAACGCGTACCCACGCGCATGGAAGAAGTCTGCGAGCGGCTGCTGGAAGAAGTAGTCGGTGAAGCCGTGTACATGCAGGACCGCGCCACCACAGCCGGGGTCGGGCGCGTTGCGGCGGATCAGGGTGGCCGCGACCTCGCCCTCGCCGTCGGGGTCGGCACCCAGCGGGATCGTGGCCACCTCGTAGCGGTCGAGATAGTGGTCGGGCTGCCAGCTCAGCGCCGCGCGCGTGGTCGTGCCGGCCGACGGCGTGGTGGTGACGGCTGCGGCATTGTCGGTGGAACTCACGGCCTCCACTCTAGGGTGCCGGCGGCCGGCGTGGGTCGGGCCGTTGTCGTGCGGCCCACATCCGGACATGGCCGGTTCGGTTCTCCAATGGTCTATGGGTAAGAATGACCGTTGACAGTTCACATCCGGGCGGGTATCCGTCCACAGCTGCGAGAGCGGAGTCACGGTGTCTCAAACGGTGATCAAGACGGACGTCGCGCTGATCGGCGCCGGTATCATGAGCGCCACCCTCGGTGCGCTGATCCGGCGTCTGGAACCGACCTGGTCGGTGAGTGTGTTCGAACGTCTCGACGCCGCCGCCGCCGAGAGCAGCGACCCGTGGAACAACGCGGGCACCGGGCACTCGGCGCTGTGTGAGCTCAACTACACCCCCAAGACCGCCGACGGCGACGTCGACATCACCAAGGCGCTCAACATCAACGAGCAGTTCCAGGTGTCCCGGCAGTTCTGGGCGCACGCCGTCGACAACGGCATCCTGGGTGACCCGAGCGAGTTCATCAACCCGATCCCGCACGTGAGCTTCACCCACGGTGCCGACGGCGTCGAATACCTGCGCAAACGATACGACCGACTGTCCGCGAGCCCGCTGTTCGAGGGCATGGAGTACATCACCGATCCCGGCGAGTTCGCCGACCGGCTGCCGCTGATGGCCGCGGGCCGCGACTTCTCCGACCCGGTGGCGCTCAACTGGTTCACCGACGGCACCGACGTCGACTTCGGTGCACTGACCCAGCAACTGCTGAACTATGTCGGCCAGTCCGGAGATGTGTACTTCGGCCACTCCGTCACCAACCTGACCAAGCAGTCGGACGGTTCCTGGCGCGCCAAGGTCACCAACCGGCGCACCGGCGAGAAGCTCACCATCGCGGCCAAGTTCGTGTTCGTCGGGGCCGGCGGCGGTGCGCTGCACCTGCTGCAGAAGTCGGGCATCGCCGAGGCCAAGGGCTTCGGCGGCTTCCCGGTGTCGGGTGAATTCCTGCGGTGCACCAACCCCGAACTCATCGAGCAGCACGCCGCCAAGGTGTACGGGCAGGCCGCAGTGGGCGCACCGCCGATGTCGGTGCCGCACCTGGACACCCGCGTCATCAACCACAAGCAGGGTCTGCTGTTCGGCCCGTACGCGGGCTGGTCGCCCAAGTTCCTCAAGAGCGGGTCCATCACCGACCTGCCGTTCTCGGTCAAACCCAACAACCTGATCCCGCTGCTGTCGGTGGGTGTCAAGGAGATGTCGCTGACCAAGTACCTGCTCGGCGAGCTCGCCGCCAGCCGTGCCGACCAGATCAGCACCCTCGCCGATTTCATGCCGCGCGCAGACGGCGACGACTGGGAGATGATCACCGCCGGTCAGCGCGTGCAGGTGATCCGCAAGACCGCGGGCGGGGGATCGCTGGAGTTCGGCACCGCCGTCATCGCCGCCGCCGACGGCTCCATCGCGGGCCTGCTCGGGGCGTCGCCGGGCGCCTCGACCGCGGTTCCGGCGATGCTGTCGGTGCTCGAGCAGTGCTTCCCGCAGCAGTACCAGGCGTGGACGCCCAAGCTCACCGAGATGATCCCGTCGTTCGGCCAGAAGCTCGCCGACAACCGCGACCTGTTCGGCCAGGTGTGGGAATGGACCAGCGGTTCGCTGCGGCTCAGCGCGCGGCACGCCGTTTAGGCGGTCTGTGGCGCGCGGGTCACCGCGTGAGCTGATTGGTGCCGCGCGCGGCGGTGTGATAGTCACGACATCATGAGCATTGGCCAACTGCATCGCGCGTCGATGGACGAGATCGATGCACCGACCCTGTACCGGTTGCTGCAACTCCGGTCCGAGGTGTTCGTCCTGGAACAGGCCTGCCCGTATCAGGACCTCGACGGCCGTGACCTCGAACCCGGGACCCGGCAGCTGTGGATCACCGCCGACGACGGCACCATTGCCTCCGAGTTGCGCATCCTGCGCAACACCGGAGGCGACGGAGCCGTCGTCTACCAGATCGGCCGGGTGTGCACCCACCGTGCGCACCGCGGCCGCGGTCATACCCGGCTCCTCATAGCCGAGGCGCTCGGCGAGGTCGGTGACCATGAGTGCCGGGTCGAAGCACAGAAGTATCTCGCCGAGATGTACGTCGGTCACGGTTTCGCGGTGATCGGTGAGGAGTACCTGGAGGACGGCATCCCACACGTATCGATGATCAGACCGGCGGGCGGAGTGAGTGCGAGTGAGTGATAGTGCGGTGCGTTACCCGTTCACCGCGGTCGTCGGGCAGGATCGTCTCAAACTGGCCCTGATCCTGAGCGCTGTTTCCCCGGGGATCGGTGGTGTGCTGATCCGTGGCGAGAAGGGTACGGCCAAATCGACCATCGTGCGCGGTCTCGGACCGGTCGCGGGGGGCCGGGTCGTGGAGTTGCCGATCGGTGCCACCGAGGACCGCGTCGTGGGATCCCTGGATCTGACCGGGGTGCTGCGGGAAGGACGGGCCGACTTCACGCCCGGCCTGCTGGCACAGGCGGACGGCGGTGTGCTCTACATCGACGAGGTCAATCTGCTTGCCGACCACCTTGTCGATGTACTTCTCGATGCCGCCGCGAGCGGCCGGGTGACCATCGAACGCGACGGCGTCTCGCACACGCAGGCCGCCGATTTCGTGCTCGTGGGCACGATGAATCCCGAGGAGGGGGAGCTACGGCCGCAGCTGCTGGACCGATTCGGTCTCGCCGTCGACGTGGTGGCCGCCCACGACGTCGACGAGCGTGTCCAGATCATTTCGCGCAGAATGGAATTCGACGCCGATCCGGAAGCCTTCGTTGGCCGGTACGCGGACCAGGAGGCGGCGCTGCGCACTCGGATCGCGGCGGCGCGCGCCGTTGTGCGCGAGGTCTCGCTGCCGACGGCGCAACTGCGGCGCATCGCCGGGATCTGTGCCCACCTGGGTGTGGACGGTCTGCGCGGTGACATCGTCGTGGCCCGTGCCGCCGCCGCACACGCGGCCTGGCGCGGCGCACAAGCGGTCGACACAGACGACATCGCGGTCGCGGTGGAACTGGCGTTGCCGCATCGTCGGCGGCGCGATCCGTTCGACGATTCGGGCTTCACCGACGAACAACTCGACGAGGCGATGGAGGCCGGTGACGAGGCGGCCGGGCCCGAGGACACCGATCCCGATCCTGACTCCGACCCTGACGACGGTGGCCCGGATGAGGACGGCCCGGATGACGGTGGCCCGGACGGTGGGGGCGAGAACGGTCGGGAGGAGCCCGGTGACGCCCCGGCATCGGGCGATGGCGCCCCCGACGATGCTGGATCAGATGTACCCGCAACCGAACCCGAATCGCAGCAGGCCCCCGCGGGGGCATTGCTGGGTACCCGCACCGGCGGGACGCCTAGGCGTATGCGGGCACTGAAGGTGGCCGGAGTGGGCGACGGTGACCCGGGCCGGCGCTCACGCGCCCGCAGCACCAGGGGCGCGACCACCCATGCCATCGATTTCCGGTCGGGTCGCCCCCTGCACCTGTTCGGGACGGTGCTGGCGGCGGCCGGGCGAACCGCGATCACCCCCGATGATCGCCGCACCCCCGGTGACCGTGGCCAGGCGCGGGGCCTCACCGTCGTCGGCGACGACCTGCGCGCCGCGCAACGCGTCGGCCGTGAGGGCAACCTCGTGGTGTTCGTCGTCGACCTCAGTGGATCGATGACCGCACGCCGGCGTCTGGCCGCGGTCAGCGACCTGTGCGTCGATCTGCTGCGCGACTCCTACACCCGGCGCGACCGGGTGGCCGTGGTCACCGCACGCGGCTCGTCCGCGCAGGTCACCGTCCCGCCGACTCGATCGGTCGATCTGGCGGTGCGGCGACTGGCACAGGTACGCACCGGCGGCCGCACGCCGCTGGCCGAGGGACTGCAGGTGGCCACCGAGGTCATCGACGGCGCGGCCCGCCGCGAACCGGCCCGCCGGCCGCTGCTGGTGGTGCTCACCGATGGTCGGGCGACCGCCGGCCCGGATGCCCCCCGGCGCGCCGGGGCGGCCGCCGCGGGCATCGCCCGCCGCGGCATCGCCACGGTGGTGGTCGACTGCGAGCAGGGCATGATCCGGCTCGGTATGGCACATGAACTCGCCGCCCGGCTGGGCGCGCAATGCCTGTCCCTGGACGAACTGACCCCCGCAATGTTGCACCGGTCCGGACCCGACGAACCGGCCGGACCCGCCGCGCCTCGCCGCGCAGGTTAGGAGAATCGCTGTGCCACAAGGAGTCCCGGAGAGCATCCCGAACGACGGGCTGACCACCAGGCAGCGTCGTAACACGCCGGTGCTGGCCGTGCACACCGGCGATGGCAAAGGAAAGTCCACCGCCGCATTCGGCATGGCGATGCGGGCGTGGAACGCGGGCCTGAGCGTGGGGGTGTTCCAGTTCGTGAAAAGTGCCAAATGGCGGGTCGGTGAGGAATCGGCGATGCTCGCCCTCGGTGAGGTGCATGCCGCCACCGGCAAGGGTGCACCCGTCGAATGGCACAAGATGGGGCAGGGCTGGTCGTGGCTGCGCGCCAACGCCGGAGATGCCGACGACCACGCCGCCGCCGCGGCGGCCGGCTGGGCCGAGATCAAGCGTCGGCTCGCCGAGCACACCCACGACTTCTACGTCCTCGACGAGTTCACCTACCCGCTGGACTGGGGCTGGGTCGACACCGACGACGTCGTGGCCACGATGGCTGCCCGGCCCGGCCGCCAGCATGTGGTGATCACCGGGCGGCGGGCGCCGGCGGCCCTGATCGACGCCGCGGATCTGGTCACCGAGATGCGCAAGATCGCCCACCCGATGGATCAGGGCCGCAAAGGCCAGAAGGGGATCGAGTGGTGACCATCCCGACGATCGTCGTCGCCGCACCCGCCTCGGGCAGCGGCAAGACCACCGTCACCACCGGCCTGATCGGTGCATTGCGCGCCGCCGGACACACCGTGGCCCCGTTCAAGGTGGGACCGGATTTCATCGACCCCGGATATCATGCCGTCGCCGCCGGGCGGCCCGGCCGCAATCTCGACCCGAATCTCGTGGGCACCGACCTGGTCGCGCAACTGTTCACCGCCGGCGCGGCCGGTGCGGACATCGCCGTGGTCGAAGGGGTGATGGGACTGTTCGACGGCCGGATCCGTTCCGACAGCACCGGTTCGGCCGTCGACGAAGCGGACGCCATCGCCTGCGGTTCGACCGCCCACGTCGCCGCCCTCATCGGCGCACCGGTGGTCCTGGTCGTCGACGGGTCCGGGCACAGCCAGTCACTGGCCGCGGTGCTGCACGGATTCCTGACCTACGACACGTCGGTGCGCATCGCCGGGGTCATCCTCAACCGGGTCGGATCGGCCCGCCACGAACAGGTGCTGCGACACGCGTGCACCCGCGTCGGGCTCCCGGTGCTCGGGGTACTGCGCCGCGACCCGTCGCTGGCGGTGCCGTCCCGACACCTCGGGCTCATCCCGGCCGCCGAACGCAGCGCCGACGCGGTCGCCGCGGTCGACGCGATGTCCGCGGGAGTCGCAGCGGCACTGGACATCCCCGGGATCATGGCCGCGGCATCCGAACGTATGCCACTGACCGCCGCCGCGTGGTCGGCCGCCGACGTGCTCGCTGCCGAAACCCCCGAAACCCCAGGCGCCTCCGACACCCCGGACACCCGGGCGCCCGGTCCGGGAGCGGCGCCGGTGATCGCGGTCGCGGGCGGTCCTGCGTTCACCTTCTGCTACACCGAACTCGGCGAGCTCCTCGTCGCCGCCGGTGCCCGGGTCGCGGTGTTCGACCCGCTCACCGACACCCTGCCCGAGGAGACCGCCGGGGTGATCATCGGCGGCGGTTTCCCCGAGGAACACGCCGACCAGTTGTCGGCCAACGAGCCGCTGCGGCATCAACTGGCCCGGCACGCGGTGTCGGGAGGGCCGATCTGGGCCGAATGCGCCGGACTGCTGTACCTGACCCGCGAACTCGACGGGTATCCGATGGCAGGAGTCATCGACGCGGTGGGCAGGTTCTCGCCCACCCTGACGCTCGGCTACCGGGATGCGATCGCGGTAGCCGGTTCGGTGTTGTTCCGGGTGGGGGAACGGGTCACCGGACACGAATTCCACCGCAGCGTCGTCGTCGACGACCATCCGGGCGAGGCGCCGGCCTGGATGTGGCGCGACGGCACCGGGCGCCCGTCGGGGCACGGCCACGCCAGCCGCGAGGTGCACGCCTCTTACCTGCATGTTCACCCGGCCGGTCACCCGGCGGCCGTTGCCCGGTTCGTCACCGCCGCGGCGGCCTTCGGCGGCTCGGACGGCTCCCGGGGTGCGGCGGCAGCGGCCCTCATGCCGGTGGACAGGGAAGGAAACGCAGCCTCATGACCCGTAACTCCGTGACCAGGATCCAGGGCCGCCCGGAACCGCCCGAACACCGGTGGGCCGACGCCCTCGACGCGCTCACCAAACACGGTGGCGACGACCCGCGTCTGCTGCGCGACCTGCTCGACGCCGTCCTGGTGGTGGGGCAGGGGCTCGAGCTCGACGAGGCGCTGCAACGGATCGTGGAGGTGGCCGTCGGCACGGTCGACGCCCAGTACGGTGCGCTCGGCGTCCGCGGTGGCGACGGCGGGCTGGCCGAGTTCGTACACATCGGCATCACCCCCGAGCAGCGCTCCATCATGGGGCATCTGCCGGTCGGTCGCGGAGTTCTGGGTCTACTCATCAAGAAACCGCAGGTCCTGCGGATTCCACATCTGTCCGAGCATTCGTCGTCGGTGGGATTCCCGCCACACCATCCGCCGATGGAAACCTTCCTCGGCGCCCCGATCACCGTCCGCGGCTCCAACTTCGGCAGTATCTATCTCACCGAGAAGCGCAACGCCGACGAATTCACCAAGGTCGACGAGACCTTGATCGCGATGCTGGCGGTGGCCGCCGGGATCGCGATCGACAACGCCCGGCTCTTCGAGGGCGCCCGTACCCGGCACCGCTGGATGCAGGCGGTAGCGCGGCGCGGTTCCGAGCCATTGGCCGGGATCGCGTTGTCGGACACCATGTCCCGACTATGTGATGACGTAGCCGCACTGACCGACGCGCTGGATGTGGCCATTCTCACCAGCGCCGACGAGAAGCTGATCGTGCAGGGACGCGCACGGCATGCGAGCGGCTCGGACCCGACCATCGACGGCTCGGAGGTATCGGCGACACAGATGCCCATCGGCTCGTCCATGGTGGTCCTGGCGGCCGACCTGGTCCCCGCCGGGGTGGTGGCGGACGGCGCCGAATGGATCACCGTGCAGCCCTTGCAGCGGGCGGCCGGCGCGTTCGGCTGGATGGTGGTCGCCCACCGTCGTCGGCCCTGGTGGGAACCGGAGGAGATCGCCGGTCTGGCCGGTGTCGCCGAAGTGGCCTCGCTGGCGGTGGTGTATGCCGAGCAGCAACAGATCGCCCGCGACCTCGAGGTACTCGAGGATCGCCATCGGATCGCCCGCGACCTGCACGATCACGTCATCCAGCGGTTGTTCGCCGTCGGGATGTCCATGCAGACGATGCTGGCCACCCCGCACGGCGAGGACGAGACGATCGCCGCCCCGGTGTCCCGGCTCGAACAGGTCGTCATCGACCTCGATCGCACCATCGCGCAGATCAGGACCTCGATCTTCGACCTGCAGACCATCTCCGGCCACCACGACGCCACCACCCTGCGGCGCCGGGTTCTCGACATCGTGTCCGAACTGGCCGCGCACGCCCCCATCTCGCCGAGCGTCACCTTCGACGGGCCGGTGGACACCGTGGTACCCGAGTCCCTCGGACCGCACATCGACGCGGTGCTGCGTGAAGGCCTGTCCAACGCGCTGCGCCACGCCGACGCCGACCGGATCTCGGTGCTCGTCAGCGCCGACGAGGACGTCCTGAAGGTGGAGATCACCGACGACGGCAAGGGCATCGACACCAACGTCACCTATCGGGGGCTGGAGAATCTCACCACGCGCGCCGACGAATGCGATGGCACGTTCACCATCGACACCACCCCACAGCGGCCCGGCCGCGACAGCGGCACGACGTTGACCTGGATGGTTCCACTGGTGCACTGACCTACCACCGGGCCGGTGGGTCAGGCCGGGCGCCGTTCGCTCAGCGCGGACGGTCTGGTCGCGCGGGCGCGGGCGCGGTCGAGCTTGTCGACGCGCTGATGCAGTTCGGTCACGAACGCGGTGATCTTGTCGCGATACATCTGCCCGACCGGGCCGATGTCGTCGCGTTCGAATACCTGCCATTTGCGCAGCAGCGGCAACACCACATCCGACAGGTGCTGATTCAGGTCGTAGATGCCGCCTTCGGCGATGAGCGCGGCGATGCGTCCGAGGACCGGCGACGACCCGGGCACCGGCGTGGCGCCGGGCACCGGGGAGGTGGAGAGTATGCCGTAGATCGCGGCCATCGTCTGATCGGGTGCCAGGTCGAGGGCGCTCTCGACGATATTGCGGTAGAAGAGCATGTGCAGGTTCTCGTCGCCGGCCACCCGGTGCAGCAGCCGCACCGCGATCGGGTCGGTGGCGGCTTTCGCCGCATTGCGGTGCGCTACCCGCGTCGACAATTCGTGGCAGGCCATGTAGACGAGTGCGAACAGCAGACCGACACTGTGTTCGGAAAGGCCGTGGGTGCGGGCGAGTGGGTCGAATCCGGTCATCGCGTTGCGGGTGCGGGCGATGTCGAGCTGGACCGGGTCCACCCCGCGAGTGACCATGAGGTAGTCGCGGATCACCGCCGAATGCCGCATCTCCTCCGCGGTCCACCGGCCCACCCACGCGCCCCACGCGTCATCGAACGTGACGTGTTCGGCGATCATCCGGTGATAGGAGGGCAGGCCGTCCTTGGTCAGCATCAGTCCGAGCATCGCCGAGCGGGCCGAATCCGGGAGCATCGACTGCGCCGGGTCCCAGTCGTCGCCGCCGAGGGTGGCGAAGTTGCGGCCGCCGTCCCAGGGGACGTACTCGTGCGGGTACCAGTCTTTGGCCATCTTCATGTGCCGTTCGAGTTCGGACTCGCACACCGGCAGCAGCTCGCGCAGCAGATCGGGGCCGGTCATCGGGGAGATGGCGGTCACGATGCCCGTGAGACTGGTCACGAATACTCCTGCATCTGCTGCTGTTTCGTCGGTCGGTGAAGCGAGGTACGCATCGTTGCCGGTCCTCGGTTCCACTCTTCGCTCATCGCGGATGCGACTCCTGAGGAAAAGGTCCCGACAGGGTGGGGCCGGTTGTCGTCCCCTGTCGCACTGCTGCGGTAGCGTCTCATCCATGGCATCAGCAGGTGAGATTCATGACCCCGGCAACGACGGCGTCACCCCGCGCGTTCGCGTGTATCTCGTCGACGATCACGAACTGGTCCGGCGCGGACTGCGTGACCTACTCGGCACGGCGGCCGACCTGGAGATCGTCGGTGAGGCCGCATCCGTCGGCGAGGCCACCGTCGGCATCCTCGCCACCAAGCCCGATGTCGCGGTTCTCGACGTCCGGTTGCCCGACGGCAGTGGTGTGGAGCTGTGCCGTGACGTGCGGTCGGCCGAACCGTCGGTGCACTGCCTGATGCTCACCAGCTACGCCGACGACGACGCGCTGCTGGCCGCGGTGCTCGCGGGGGCATCTGGCTTCGTGCTCAAGCAGATCCTCGGGCAGGATCTGGTCGCGGCGGTGCGGACCGTCGGGCGGGGCGGTTCGCTGCTCGACGACCGCAGCACCGCGGCGCTGCTGGCGCGGCTGCGCGACGGCAAACGCGACGACGTCGATCCGCTCGCCGAACTCACCCATCAGGAACGTGAGGTGTTCCACCTCATCGGTGAGGGCCTGACCAACCGGCAGATAGCTCAGCGGATGTTCCTGGCGGAGAAGACGATCAAGAACTACGTTTCGCGCATCCTGTCCAAGCTCGACATGCAACGCCGTACCCAGGTGGCGGTGATGGCCACCAAGCTGCGTGACGACAAACACTGACCGGGCCACAACACCGAGCACGGGCGGTCCGGCGGCGGCCGGTAGGCTGTTTCCTCATGGCTGAACGCGTTACTCCGGAGTCGGTTCCCAGTCTGTATCTGGCCGGACTCGATCTGCGTGGGCGCCGGGTCGTCGTGGTCGGCGGGGGTTCGGTGGCGCAGCGGCGCCTGCCCAATCTGATCGCCGCCGGTGCCGATGTCGTGGTGGTCGCCACCGACCCCACGCCGGCCGTCGAATCGTTTCCCGGGATCACGGTCATCACCCGGCCCTACGCCGACGGTGACCTCGACGGTGCCTGGTATGTGCTGGCCTGTACCGACGACCCGCAGGTCAACGCGGCCGTGGTGGCCGAGGCCGAGCGCGGGCGGGTCTTCTGTGTGCGCGCCGACGACGCCCGGCAGGGCACCGCGGCCACACCGGCGTCGGGGCGGCACCGGGACCTGCAGTTCGGAGTGCTCGCCGGCGGTGACCACCGGCAGTCGGCGGCGATGCGCGCGGCGATCTCGCGCGCCCTGGCCGACGGTTCACTCGCCCGCAGGCGGGCACGCCACCCGCCCGGGGTGGCCCTGGTGGGCGGCGGGCCCGGCGACGCCGAGCTGATCACAGTGCGGGGGCAGCGCCTGCTCGCCCAGGCCGATGTGGTGGTGGCCGATCGGCTCGCGCCGCCGGAGTTGCTGGCCGCGCTCGGGCCGCAGGTGGAGATCATCGACGCCGCCAAGGTGCCGTACGGACGGGCGATGAAGCAGGAGGCCATCAACGACGTCCTGGTGGCCCGGGCCAAGGAGGGCAAGTTCGTCGTCCGGCTCAAGGGCGGCGACCCGTTCGTCTACGGCCGGGGCTTCGAGGAACTGCAGGCCTGTGTCGCGGCCGGGGTACCGGTCACCGTGGTTCCCGGGGTGAGCAGCCCGATCGCCGCCCCCGGCGCGGCGGGGATCCCCGTCACCCATCGTGGGGTGACGCATGAGGTGGTGATCGCCTCCGGCCACGTTCGGCCCGGCCATCCGGATTCGCTCATCGACTGGTCGGTGCTCGCCCGGCTACGGGGCACCCTGGTGCTGATGATGGCCGTGGAACGGGTGGCGGTGTTCGCCGACGCCCTGCTCGCCGGCGGAAAACCCGGCGACACCCCGGTGGCGATGATCGAGAACGGATCGCTGCCCACCCAGCGGCTGCTGCGCACCGACCTCGCCCACGCCGGTGAGGTCGCCGACGCCGAGCACCTGACGCCGCCGGCCATCGTCGTCATCGGTGCCGTCGCAGGCTTCACCGAGGCCGATTCACTGCGACTGACAGGCAACTGACGGCCGCACCGAACCATTCTTCGACTATCGCCCCATAGCGTCGTCGGCGGCGGTGACGAACAGGATCGCCCGTCGCCGTCGTTCTCCTGAGTCCCGGTCGAACGCCGGATCAACCATGGACGGGGCCCGTCATGCGCACTTGCATATATCAACGGAAATTGGCTTATCCTCCGGCCCGGCCGGTACCGTCGGTGCCCATGGCAACATTCGGTAAGCCCCACTCAGGGACGCGAGGTCTCACCGATGCACCATAAGGTTCTCGGACCCGCCATCTTCGTGTTGAGCGGGATGCAGCTGCTGATGGTGCTCGACGGCACCGTGGCGGCGCTGGCCTTGCCCAAGATCCGCGACGCCCTGTCACTGAGCGAATCCAACGCCAAC contains:
- the cobA gene encoding uroporphyrinogen-III C-methyltransferase; this encodes MAERVTPESVPSLYLAGLDLRGRRVVVVGGGSVAQRRLPNLIAAGADVVVVATDPTPAVESFPGITVITRPYADGDLDGAWYVLACTDDPQVNAAVVAEAERGRVFCVRADDARQGTAATPASGRHRDLQFGVLAGGDHRQSAAMRAAISRALADGSLARRRARHPPGVALVGGGPGDAELITVRGQRLLAQADVVVADRLAPPELLAALGPQVEIIDAAKVPYGRAMKQEAINDVLVARAKEGKFVVRLKGGDPFVYGRGFEELQACVAAGVPVTVVPGVSSPIAAPGAAGIPVTHRGVTHEVVIASGHVRPGHPDSLIDWSVLARLRGTLVLMMAVERVAVFADALLAGGKPGDTPVAMIENGSLPTQRLLRTDLAHAGEVADAEHLTPPAIVVIGAVAGFTEADSLRLTGN